Proteins encoded within one genomic window of Citricoccus muralis:
- the hrpB gene encoding ATP-dependent helicase HrpB gives MTNTPAAHQPADSWEIPWERIVQGLPAARLVPQLTGLAGCELAEQAELTAPGTDSGAGTAGIRVVISAPPGSGKTTVVPPALAAVSAGRVVVTQPRRMAARAAARRLVSLSGAQLGREVGYTVRGDRHVSAATRVEFVTTGVLLRRLIADPEASGIGAIVLDEVHERHLDTDLTFALVEQLGQLRPDLHVVVMSATLDVGHWAELLGARVLEVATEPHPLQEIWAPWGTQAQRSLDARGVAPGFLDHVADVVVEYQHLHQFPRTPVGPDRPGDTLVFLPGAREIDRVAARLGSDPRLAPDTAVLPLLGSMPAREQDRILARSTDTASQFPRRIVLATNVAESALTVPGVRLVVDAGLDRALREDSRRGVSGLITLGASKSAMVQRGGRAAREAPGTVVRCLSEAEYAARPAHTAPEIRTAGRNELGRALLDVACWGAPRGAGLRLPDPFPTAAADRAEQRLQELGAVHDDGTPTELGARMSRLPVDPHLGRALLDGAELWDARVAAEAVATLAADTRAPGADLMARYRQLRSDPGWRHDVDRLARAAVVAEDRAPQSQGHDDARGPLDQHHLHHDALGLITALAYPQQIARRRDAEYLLASGTAARLPASSSLIGAEWIAVAELSLHGDHAVIRAAVELDPEHAELAAGPLLVDETVARFDAASDTHRRVTARRIRRLGAIELSSTPVPPQPEHARSAVVAEWRETGVLALMQRAGASVTTLRNRLGFLHRVYGAPWPEVTDAALTATVEDWLGPEIDQLAAGAAERSLDLHSALRRLLPWPEAARFDELAPLRLTVPSGSQITLDWPAPEDHPSQNNPDADTPAPPVLAVKLQECFGWRTGPTVAEGRVPVLLHLLSPAGRPLAVTSDLNSFWENAYPAVRAENRARYAKHPWPEDPWTAVATSRTNSAMRRIPPS, from the coding sequence ATGACGAACACACCCGCCGCGCACCAACCCGCCGATTCCTGGGAGATCCCATGGGAACGGATCGTTCAGGGGCTGCCCGCGGCCCGCCTGGTGCCGCAACTGACTGGGCTGGCCGGATGTGAGTTGGCCGAGCAGGCTGAGCTCACCGCGCCAGGAACAGACTCCGGTGCCGGAACGGCGGGCATCCGAGTCGTGATTTCCGCGCCGCCCGGTAGCGGCAAGACCACGGTGGTGCCACCGGCGCTGGCTGCAGTGTCGGCGGGCCGCGTCGTCGTCACGCAACCGCGCCGGATGGCCGCCCGAGCTGCCGCGCGTCGTCTCGTCTCACTCAGCGGTGCGCAGTTGGGCCGCGAGGTCGGCTACACGGTGCGCGGGGACCGACACGTTTCGGCTGCCACGCGGGTGGAGTTCGTGACGACCGGGGTGCTGCTGCGTCGGCTGATCGCGGACCCGGAAGCCAGCGGAATCGGCGCCATCGTGCTCGACGAGGTCCACGAGCGTCACCTTGACACCGATCTGACCTTCGCCTTGGTGGAACAGCTGGGTCAGCTGCGCCCGGACCTGCATGTGGTGGTGATGTCGGCAACCCTCGACGTCGGACACTGGGCGGAGTTGCTGGGTGCACGGGTGCTTGAGGTGGCCACCGAACCGCATCCGCTGCAGGAGATCTGGGCACCCTGGGGAACGCAGGCGCAGCGCAGTCTGGATGCCCGCGGGGTCGCACCCGGTTTTCTGGATCATGTGGCCGACGTCGTCGTCGAGTATCAGCATCTGCACCAGTTCCCGCGTACCCCCGTTGGTCCCGATCGCCCCGGTGACACCCTGGTGTTTTTGCCCGGCGCCCGTGAGATCGACCGGGTGGCGGCCCGGCTGGGTAGCGACCCGCGCCTGGCGCCCGATACCGCGGTGCTGCCTCTGCTGGGGTCGATGCCGGCCCGGGAACAGGACCGGATTCTGGCCCGCAGTACCGACACTGCCTCACAGTTTCCCCGGCGCATCGTGTTGGCCACCAATGTGGCGGAATCGGCGCTGACCGTGCCCGGGGTGCGGCTGGTGGTGGACGCCGGTCTGGATCGGGCCCTGCGGGAGGATTCCCGGCGCGGGGTATCCGGGCTGATCACCCTCGGCGCGTCCAAATCCGCCATGGTGCAGCGCGGTGGGCGTGCGGCCCGCGAGGCGCCCGGCACGGTGGTGCGCTGTCTGAGCGAGGCCGAATACGCGGCACGGCCGGCCCACACTGCGCCCGAAATCCGCACCGCAGGACGCAACGAGCTCGGCCGGGCACTACTCGACGTCGCCTGTTGGGGAGCCCCGCGCGGTGCTGGCCTGCGGCTGCCGGACCCGTTTCCGACGGCGGCCGCCGATCGAGCCGAGCAGCGCCTGCAGGAACTGGGCGCGGTCCACGACGACGGCACCCCGACGGAGCTGGGTGCGCGGATGTCCCGACTGCCGGTGGACCCCCATCTGGGCCGGGCCCTGCTCGACGGGGCAGAGCTGTGGGACGCCCGGGTGGCGGCCGAGGCAGTGGCCACCCTGGCCGCGGACACGCGTGCACCGGGGGCCGATCTGATGGCGCGCTACCGGCAGCTGCGCTCGGATCCGGGCTGGCGTCATGACGTCGATCGGCTGGCCCGGGCCGCGGTGGTGGCGGAGGACCGCGCCCCGCAGTCGCAGGGACACGACGACGCCAGAGGGCCTCTCGACCAGCATCACCTTCACCACGACGCACTCGGTCTGATCACCGCGCTGGCCTACCCGCAGCAGATCGCCCGACGCCGGGACGCCGAATACCTGCTCGCGTCCGGCACCGCGGCCCGGTTGCCGGCGTCGTCGTCGCTGATCGGGGCCGAATGGATTGCGGTGGCCGAGCTGAGCCTGCACGGCGACCATGCGGTGATTCGCGCCGCCGTCGAGCTGGATCCCGAGCACGCTGAGTTAGCAGCGGGCCCTCTGCTCGTGGACGAGACAGTGGCCCGCTTCGACGCCGCCTCCGATACTCACCGCCGGGTCACCGCCCGCCGAATCCGCCGTCTGGGCGCCATCGAACTCAGTTCCACCCCGGTGCCGCCACAGCCCGAACACGCCCGATCCGCCGTCGTCGCCGAATGGCGCGAGACCGGGGTGCTCGCCCTGATGCAGCGCGCCGGAGCATCGGTGACGACCCTGCGGAATCGGCTGGGCTTCCTGCATCGCGTGTACGGCGCCCCCTGGCCCGAGGTGACCGACGCCGCACTCACCGCCACCGTGGAGGACTGGCTCGGCCCGGAAATCGACCAGCTCGCCGCCGGTGCCGCCGAACGCTCACTGGACCTCCATTCCGCGCTGCGCCGGCTGCTCCCCTGGCCCGAGGCCGCCCGGTTCGACGAGCTCGCCCCGCTCCGGCTGACGGTGCCCTCGGGCTCGCAGATCACCCTGGACTGGCCGGCCCCCGAAGACCACCCCTCTCAGAACAATCCCGACGCCGACACGCCGGCCCCACCGGTTCTCGCGGTGAAACTGCAGGAGTGCTTCGGCTGGCGCACCGGGCCCACCGTGGCCGAGGGCCGGGTTCCCGTGCTGTTGCACCTGCTCTCCCCTGCCGGACGACCCCTGGCGGTCACCTCGGATCTGAACTCATTTTGGGAGAATGCCTATCCGGCCGTGCGAGCGGAAAACCGTGCCCGCTACGCCAAACATCCCTGGCCGGAAGACCCGTGGACCGCCGTCGCCACCTCGCGCACGAACAGTGCGATGCGGAGAATACCTCCTAGTTGA
- a CDS encoding phosphotransferase family protein, which yields MVRCATTAEAALAARASHCAQAQFDRPAPGLDVDWSRSLVEEGGQHHLVLIPGTETEINTGTETRIGTNTAPGTPTVVARMSRTADAAAQLTRTTELLRALHALNLPWELPLPLAGPVFADTGTDFGTDPSDSHRAAVVVQRYVPGQAHPPHCGRPEDLREICRVLAAVDTTSLHPHVAQPFAFRGPWTPPKIAALVLLPQRLEQRDSSVPWPDFFPACTRHTFEDTARRIIRTVHEWTELPVVAPSLVHGDLAGHNMRWLPIPGEDRWRLNGILDWDLACLWDPALNPAYLSLWHGEEKLGQLCLDDDEHHRARVWLAAMALESLYDAGLRLEQIAPKKWRRLLNRALPRLERAAELLG from the coding sequence ATGGTCAGATGCGCCACGACGGCGGAAGCCGCGCTCGCTGCCCGTGCCTCCCACTGTGCGCAGGCCCAGTTCGACCGACCCGCCCCGGGGCTCGACGTCGATTGGTCCCGCAGCCTGGTGGAGGAGGGCGGCCAACACCATCTAGTACTGATCCCCGGCACGGAGACGGAGATCAACACCGGGACGGAGACGAGAATCGGGACGAACACTGCACCCGGTACTCCCACGGTGGTGGCGCGCATGTCTCGCACCGCCGACGCCGCCGCCCAGCTGACCCGCACCACCGAACTATTGCGCGCCCTGCACGCCCTGAATCTGCCCTGGGAGCTCCCGCTCCCTCTGGCCGGACCGGTGTTCGCGGATACCGGCACAGATTTCGGCACCGACCCTTCTGATTCACACCGCGCCGCCGTCGTCGTGCAGCGTTACGTTCCCGGTCAGGCCCACCCGCCGCACTGTGGTCGCCCCGAGGATTTGCGTGAGATCTGCCGGGTTCTTGCCGCTGTCGACACCACCTCGCTTCACCCTCATGTGGCGCAGCCCTTCGCCTTTCGCGGTCCCTGGACGCCGCCCAAGATCGCCGCCTTGGTCTTGTTGCCGCAGCGCCTGGAGCAGCGTGATTCCTCGGTACCCTGGCCCGATTTCTTCCCGGCCTGTACCCGGCACACGTTCGAGGACACTGCGCGCAGGATCATCCGCACGGTGCACGAGTGGACGGAGCTCCCGGTGGTCGCACCCTCTCTGGTCCATGGGGATCTGGCCGGGCACAATATGCGCTGGCTGCCGATTCCGGGGGAAGACCGGTGGCGGCTGAATGGGATTCTCGACTGGGACTTGGCCTGCCTTTGGGATCCTGCCCTGAATCCGGCGTATCTGAGCCTGTGGCACGGTGAGGAGAAGTTGGGGCAGCTGTGTCTCGACGACGACGAACACCACCGGGCCCGGGTGTGGTTGGCCGCGATGGCGCTGGAGTCGCTCTATGACGCCGGACTCAGGCTGGAGCAGATCGCGCCGAAAAAGTGGAGGCGCCTGCTGAACCGCGCCCTGCCCCGGCTGGAGCGCGCGGCCGAACTACTCGGCTAA
- a CDS encoding O-acetylhomoserine aminocarboxypropyltransferase/cysteine synthase family protein encodes MSASADWSFETQQIHAGITNDPTTGATQLPIYQTTSFSFPSTESAAGRFALQELGPIYTRLTNPTTDSVENKIAALEGGVGAVLLSSGQSATTLAILNVAGAGDHIVVSASLYGGTQNLFKHTLTRLGITTTFVQDPDDLNEWRSAVQPTTKALFGEVLGNPRADVLDIAGVAQVAHDAGVPLIVDSTLTTPYLVRPFDHGADVVVHSATKFLGGHAAALGGVIVDSGNFDWTADPERFPGFNEPDESYNGIVFGRDFGADGALGANVAYILKIRTQLLRDLGTSASPFNAFILNLGLETLSLRMERHVANAQRVAEYLEAHPQVHSVAYAGLPSSRWHERASQLLRGAGSVVAFEIDGGVAAGQAFVEALQLHQHVANVGDTRSLVIHPASTTHSQLTEDERRAAGVGPGLVRLSVGLEHVDDILADLEAGFTASGRA; translated from the coding sequence ATGTCCGCTTCAGCAGACTGGTCGTTCGAGACCCAGCAGATCCACGCCGGGATCACCAACGATCCCACCACGGGAGCCACCCAGCTGCCGATCTACCAGACGACGTCGTTCAGCTTCCCGTCCACCGAATCTGCCGCGGGACGTTTCGCCCTGCAGGAGCTCGGCCCCATCTACACGCGCCTGACCAACCCGACCACCGACTCCGTCGAGAACAAGATCGCCGCGCTCGAGGGTGGGGTGGGCGCGGTATTGCTCTCCTCGGGGCAGTCGGCCACTACCCTGGCGATCCTCAACGTGGCCGGGGCCGGGGACCATATTGTGGTTTCGGCTTCGCTGTACGGCGGCACCCAGAACCTGTTCAAACACACCCTGACCCGACTGGGTATCACCACCACGTTCGTGCAGGATCCGGACGATTTGAACGAGTGGCGTTCGGCCGTTCAGCCGACGACGAAGGCGCTGTTCGGTGAGGTATTGGGCAATCCGCGCGCCGATGTGCTCGACATTGCCGGGGTGGCTCAGGTGGCGCACGACGCCGGGGTGCCGCTCATCGTCGACTCCACCCTGACCACCCCGTACCTGGTGCGACCCTTTGACCACGGGGCCGACGTCGTCGTGCATTCGGCCACCAAGTTCCTGGGCGGGCACGCAGCCGCCCTGGGCGGCGTGATTGTGGACTCCGGCAACTTCGACTGGACCGCCGATCCGGAACGGTTCCCCGGTTTCAATGAACCGGATGAGTCCTACAACGGCATCGTGTTCGGTCGTGATTTCGGGGCCGACGGCGCACTGGGTGCCAACGTCGCGTACATCCTGAAGATCCGCACGCAGCTGCTGCGTGACCTGGGCACGTCGGCCAGCCCGTTCAACGCGTTTATTCTCAACCTCGGATTGGAGACGCTCAGCCTGCGTATGGAACGTCATGTCGCCAACGCCCAACGGGTTGCCGAATATCTTGAGGCTCACCCCCAGGTGCATTCGGTCGCCTACGCCGGTCTGCCGTCGAGCCGGTGGCACGAGCGGGCATCGCAACTGTTGCGGGGTGCCGGTTCCGTGGTGGCATTCGAGATCGACGGCGGAGTGGCAGCCGGGCAGGCTTTCGTGGAGGCGCTGCAGCTCCACCAGCACGTGGCGAACGTCGGCGACACCCGTTCGCTGGTGATTCACCCGGCGTCCACCACCCATTCTCAGCTCACCGAGGATGAGCGGCGCGCCGCCGGGGTGGGCCCGGGGCTGGTGCGACTCTCGGTGGGGCTGGAGCATGTTGACGATATTCTGGCCGATCTCGAGGCCGGATTTACCGCGTCCGGTAGGGCCTGA
- a CDS encoding SGNH/GDSL hydrolase family protein, giving the protein MNALLTPHPWRRYVAIGDSFTEGIGDPQPLDDHPEYHRGWADRVAEELARTVPADQDFSYANLAIRGRLLGQIRDEQVEPALALQPDLISICAGGNDVLRPSGDPDVIATELDAVVERLTGSGATVVVFNGPDIRDTPVMGRIRGKVAIYNENVRAVAARHDAVVADMWALRELTRPEMWAEDRLHFSATGHHTIASMVLDTLNVPHQLSPLEPKPPVERTWRQARTADAIWAKDHLLPWVLRRLRGQSSGDHTTAKRPTAAPMFGAPMPQGSDPHEEPSDDHGESAR; this is encoded by the coding sequence ATGAATGCTCTTCTCACTCCACACCCGTGGCGCCGGTACGTCGCCATCGGAGACTCTTTCACCGAGGGCATCGGCGACCCCCAACCCCTCGACGATCATCCCGAATACCACCGAGGCTGGGCCGACCGCGTGGCCGAGGAACTGGCCCGAACCGTACCCGCCGATCAGGACTTCTCGTACGCCAACCTCGCTATCCGCGGCCGGCTGCTGGGCCAGATTCGCGACGAGCAAGTGGAACCGGCACTCGCACTACAGCCCGACCTGATCTCCATCTGCGCCGGCGGAAACGACGTGCTACGCCCCTCCGGTGATCCCGATGTCATCGCCACCGAGCTGGATGCGGTGGTCGAGCGCCTGACGGGCAGTGGCGCCACCGTCGTCGTGTTCAACGGCCCCGATATCCGAGACACCCCGGTGATGGGGCGGATTCGTGGCAAAGTGGCCATCTACAATGAAAACGTGCGGGCGGTGGCGGCCCGGCACGACGCCGTCGTCGCCGATATGTGGGCACTGCGTGAGCTGACGCGACCGGAGATGTGGGCCGAGGACCGGCTGCATTTTTCGGCCACCGGTCATCACACCATCGCTTCCATGGTTCTCGACACCCTGAACGTGCCGCACCAGCTTTCCCCGTTGGAGCCGAAACCCCCGGTAGAACGAACCTGGCGTCAGGCACGTACCGCCGACGCGATCTGGGCGAAGGACCACCTGTTGCCGTGGGTGCTGCGACGATTGCGCGGCCAATCTTCCGGCGACCACACGACGGCGAAGCGCCCGACGGCGGCACCCATGTTCGGTGCCCCGATGCCTCAGGGCAGCGACCCGCACGAAGAGCCGTCCGACGATCACGGCGAGTCCGCTCGCTGA
- the metX gene encoding homoserine O-acetyltransferase MetX, with translation MTIGVDPMPGSDTSSTTNTADNSVVALDLPGGLRYADLGRFDFETGGRLPQIRLAYETWGELNSDGSNAILIEHALTGNSHVAASDASDEPGWWEGLVGPGRPIDTEKWFVVSANMLGGCDGSTGPSSLDDDGRAWGSRFPFVTIRDAVHAEARLADALGIRVWHAVLGGSMGGARALEWAATYPDRVRGFGVFAAGAHSTAEQIAFAQAQVEAIRLDPNFHGGDYYDADQVPSGGLGIARRIAHITYRSEAELEARFGRAAQPGEDPFGSPTRRNGRYQVESYLDYKAISLAKRFDANSYLALTEALMSHDVGRNRGGEAAALSRVTATPFIAAVTSDRLYLPEQSDQLAAQLPGDVRVYMIDSPIGHDGFLTDLEQLFDELVETLSL, from the coding sequence ATGACCATCGGAGTGGACCCGATGCCCGGCAGTGACACCAGCAGCACCACCAACACCGCTGACAACAGTGTGGTGGCACTAGACCTGCCGGGCGGACTCCGCTACGCCGATCTCGGCCGCTTCGATTTCGAGACCGGCGGCCGGCTCCCGCAGATCCGGCTGGCCTATGAGACCTGGGGCGAGCTCAACAGTGACGGTAGCAATGCCATCCTGATCGAGCACGCGCTCACCGGTAATTCCCATGTTGCCGCCTCCGACGCCTCGGACGAACCCGGCTGGTGGGAGGGCCTGGTCGGTCCGGGCCGCCCCATCGACACCGAAAAGTGGTTCGTGGTGTCGGCGAACATGCTCGGCGGTTGCGACGGTTCCACCGGTCCTTCGAGTCTCGACGATGACGGTCGGGCCTGGGGGTCGCGCTTCCCGTTTGTCACCATCCGCGACGCCGTGCACGCCGAGGCCCGACTGGCGGATGCCCTTGGAATCCGGGTCTGGCATGCCGTGCTGGGCGGTTCGATGGGCGGCGCCCGGGCTCTGGAATGGGCCGCCACCTATCCGGACCGGGTGCGTGGTTTCGGGGTGTTCGCTGCCGGTGCGCACTCCACCGCCGAACAGATCGCTTTCGCTCAGGCGCAGGTGGAGGCCATCCGGTTGGATCCGAACTTCCACGGCGGTGACTACTACGACGCCGACCAAGTTCCCTCCGGTGGTCTGGGGATCGCCCGTCGTATCGCGCATATCACCTACCGGTCGGAAGCGGAGCTGGAGGCGCGGTTCGGCCGCGCGGCCCAGCCCGGGGAGGACCCTTTCGGTTCGCCGACCCGTCGCAACGGCCGCTACCAGGTCGAGTCGTACCTGGATTACAAGGCGATCAGCTTGGCCAAGCGGTTCGACGCGAACAGCTACCTTGCGCTCACGGAAGCGCTGATGTCACACGACGTCGGCCGCAACCGCGGGGGAGAAGCGGCAGCGTTGAGCCGGGTGACGGCGACGCCGTTCATCGCAGCGGTGACGTCGGACCGGCTCTACCTACCGGAACAGTCGGATCAGCTGGCCGCGCAGCTGCCCGGGGACGTTCGGGTGTACATGATCGACTCACCGATCGGTCACGACGGGTTCCTCACAGACCTGGAGCAGCTTTTTGACGAACTGGTCGAGACCCTGAGCCTGTAA
- a CDS encoding VOC family protein — MMRLDHVSYAVGPEGLDATVERISSALGIDRVKGGVHPRFGTRNALFPMTNRQYLEIVEVLDHPAADSAPFGQAVRARKEMGGGWMGWVVAVDDLAPFEERLGRGAVPAQRKFPDGRELTWRQIGIKGLIADPQLPYILRWDDGTEDLHPSQAAAPEGSIEQITIGGSRDRVRDWLGLDQPEKSVQDVDVEFVAPSGTPGIMEVTFTTPRGSVTL; from the coding sequence ATGATGCGTTTAGACCATGTTTCCTACGCTGTCGGACCCGAGGGGCTGGACGCCACCGTGGAGCGCATCAGCTCCGCGCTGGGGATCGACCGCGTCAAGGGCGGGGTACATCCGCGTTTCGGCACCCGCAACGCCCTGTTCCCGATGACCAACCGGCAGTACTTGGAGATCGTTGAGGTCCTCGACCATCCCGCGGCTGATTCGGCGCCGTTCGGTCAGGCCGTGCGCGCCCGCAAGGAAATGGGCGGCGGCTGGATGGGCTGGGTCGTCGCCGTCGACGATTTGGCACCGTTTGAGGAGCGCCTGGGCCGCGGCGCCGTGCCCGCACAGCGGAAGTTCCCGGATGGTCGCGAGCTGACCTGGCGGCAGATCGGCATCAAGGGCCTCATTGCGGACCCGCAGCTGCCCTACATTCTGCGCTGGGACGACGGCACCGAGGATCTGCATCCTTCCCAGGCGGCTGCACCGGAAGGCTCCATCGAGCAGATCACCATCGGCGGTTCCCGGGATCGGGTACGCGACTGGCTGGGTCTGGATCAGCCCGAGAAGTCGGTGCAGGATGTGGACGTGGAATTCGTGGCGCCGTCGGGTACCCCGGGCATCATGGAGGTCACCTTCACCACGCCGCGCGGCAGCGTCACGCTCTAA
- a CDS encoding alpha/beta hydrolase translates to MAESWNPTVRWSRPEHEREGTDLLVFLHGYGANEHDLFPLSQYLPQRYTVASVRAPMAMEFGGVVQGYTWFPLAQDMGSDPALVHQATVDLQSWVAAQRSQFRSVSLLGFSMGMVMATSLLRMEPTAYDRIVGLSGFVINIDPDSPAIRYPVDDALRSLFHDDEVAVARPKVFWGRDPQDPIIPVEQVDYARSWLSDHVELTAEQYSGVGHGIHPNEIQDVARFLEQSPHAAE, encoded by the coding sequence ATGGCTGAATCCTGGAACCCCACCGTGCGCTGGTCCCGACCCGAACACGAACGCGAGGGCACCGATCTCCTCGTATTCCTCCACGGCTACGGCGCCAACGAACACGATCTGTTCCCGCTGTCCCAGTACCTTCCGCAGCGCTACACGGTCGCCTCGGTGCGCGCCCCGATGGCCATGGAATTCGGCGGCGTCGTGCAGGGGTACACCTGGTTCCCGCTCGCTCAAGACATGGGATCCGACCCCGCACTCGTGCACCAAGCCACGGTGGACCTGCAGTCATGGGTGGCCGCACAGCGCTCGCAGTTCCGTTCCGTCAGTCTCCTCGGATTCTCCATGGGCATGGTGATGGCTACCTCGCTGCTACGCATGGAACCCACCGCATATGACCGCATCGTGGGACTCTCCGGTTTCGTCATCAATATTGACCCCGACAGCCCCGCTATCCGCTACCCCGTGGATGATGCCCTGCGCTCGTTGTTTCACGACGACGAGGTCGCTGTTGCCCGTCCGAAGGTGTTCTGGGGCCGGGACCCGCAGGATCCCATCATCCCGGTCGAGCAGGTGGACTACGCCCGCAGCTGGCTCAGCGACCATGTAGAGCTCACCGCGGAACAGTATTCCGGCGTCGGGCATGGCATCCACCCCAACGAAATTCAGGACGTCGCCCGGTTTCTCGAGCAGAGCCCCCACGCCGCAGAGTAA
- a CDS encoding CPBP family intramembrane glutamic endopeptidase, whose translation MTATESAPHPADTLRYPSRAVVWWEIIIVLALSLGRSGVYAVVDLMQKAMTAPLRDQTTTLNPSLANEELFDLIRQLLSIGFSLVPVLLVCHLVWIYGRNPFRTFGLDFRRFWTDAGLGVTLFVVMGAGTLGVYALGRTLGLTTALVGSAMNEYWWTTPVLVLSALRHSLLEEVIVLAWLLDRIGYLQQLRGTPTARPKTFHTTMTGAFRPGPAAGLVAAVAVSALVRASYHLYQGIGPGVGNLIMGVVFAVVYLRYGRVMPFVYAHALLDIAGFAGYPLLARLGWFGG comes from the coding sequence GTGACCGCCACCGAATCCGCCCCGCACCCGGCCGACACCCTCCGCTACCCCTCGCGTGCGGTGGTGTGGTGGGAGATCATCATTGTGCTTGCCCTGTCACTGGGCCGTTCCGGGGTGTACGCCGTCGTCGATCTGATGCAGAAAGCGATGACGGCCCCGCTGAGGGATCAGACCACCACCCTGAACCCTTCGCTGGCGAACGAGGAACTGTTTGACCTGATCCGCCAGCTGCTCTCCATCGGGTTTTCGCTGGTGCCGGTGCTGCTGGTGTGTCACCTGGTGTGGATCTACGGGCGCAATCCGTTCCGCACTTTTGGGTTGGATTTTCGGCGGTTCTGGACGGACGCCGGGCTGGGCGTCACCCTGTTCGTGGTGATGGGGGCGGGCACGCTCGGGGTGTACGCGCTCGGCCGCACGCTCGGGCTGACCACCGCGCTGGTCGGATCAGCGATGAACGAATACTGGTGGACCACGCCCGTGCTGGTGCTCTCGGCGCTGCGGCACAGTCTGCTCGAGGAAGTGATCGTGCTGGCGTGGTTGCTGGACCGGATCGGATACCTACAACAGCTGCGGGGCACCCCGACTGCGAGGCCGAAGACCTTCCACACGACGATGACGGGCGCCTTCCGACCCGGGCCAGCGGCGGGGCTGGTGGCCGCGGTGGCGGTGTCGGCTCTGGTGCGCGCCTCGTACCACTTGTACCAGGGGATCGGTCCCGGCGTCGGCAACCTGATCATGGGGGTGGTGTTCGCCGTCGTGTATCTGCGCTACGGCCGGGTGATGCCGTTCGTGTACGCCCACGCGCTGCTCGACATCGCCGGATTCGCCGGGTACCCGCTGCTGGCGCGGCTGGGCTGGTTCGGCGGCTAG